One Nicotiana tomentosiformis chromosome 4, ASM39032v3, whole genome shotgun sequence genomic window carries:
- the LOC104107769 gene encoding ornithine transcarbamylase, chloroplastic-like isoform X2 yields MAAIYSHLSSLRSSDAPSFSSLSSSGIQSSRSSGVFVPSPVTFPAIRRRISCQTTSPSSSANGNANATQKDFLHISDFNKLTILNILDRAKEVKALIKSGDRTYLPFKGKTMAMIFAKPSMRTRVSFESGFYLLGGHAIYLGPNDIQMGKREETRDIARVLSRYNDIIMARVFAHQDILDLAKYATVPVINGLTDYNHPCQIMADALTIIEHVGQLEGIKVVYIGDGNNIVHSWLLLASVIPFHFVCACPKGFEPDEETAKRAQQAGVSKIEITNDPKEAVRGADVVYSDVWASMGQKEEAAQRRQVFQGFQLLTGERRNHEISWTERLCHALFACRKGSGSH; encoded by the exons ATGGCCGCCATTTACTCTCACTTATCCTCCCTCCGATCATCCGACGCGCCGTCATTCTCCTCTCTTTCTTCCTCCGGCATTCAGTCATCGCGCTCTTCCGGCGTATTTGTGCCTTCTCCGGTCACATTTCCGGCCATTCGTCGACGCATCTCATGCCAGACCACCTCTCCTTCTTCGTCCGCCAATGGAAATG CAAATGCCACTCAGAAGGACTTTCTGCACATCAGCGATTTCAACAAATTAACTATTTTAAACATCTTGGATCGAGCCAAAGAGGTCAAAGCACTGATAAAATCAGGAGACAGGACATATCTCCCATTTAAAGGTAAAACAATGGCGATGATATTTGCTAAACCATCAATGAGGACAAGGGTTTCCTTTGAGTCAGGGTTTTACTTGCTTGGTGGCCACGCTATATACTTGGGACCAAATGACATACAGATGGGTAAGCGAGAAGAAACTCGTGATATTGCTCGTGTTCTGTCTCGCTACAATGATATCATTATGGCTCGAGTTTTTGCCCATCAG GACATTCTAGATCTTGCTAAATATGCAACTGTACCAGTGATTAACGGCCTGACAGACTACAACCATCCTTGCCAAATTATGGCCGATGCCCTTACAATAATTGAACATGTTGGTCAGCTGGAAGGAATTAAG GTTGTCTATATTGGAGATGGAAATAACATAGTGCATTCTTGGTTGCTGCTCGCTTCAGTAATTCCTTTCCACTTTGTTTGTGCCTGTCCAAAAGGTTTTGAACCTGATGAGGAAACAGCTAAGAGAGCACAACAGGCTGGAGTAAGCAAAATCGAGATAACTAATGATCCAAAGGAAGCTGTTAGAGGAGCTGATGTCGTGTACTCAGATGTCTGGGCTAGCATGGGACAAAAGGAAGAAGCTGCACAGCGCCGTCAGGTGTTTCAAGGATTCCAG TTGTTGACAGGTGAACGAAGAAATCATGAAATTAGCTGGACGGAACGCTTATGTCATGCACTGTTTGCCTGCAGAAAGGGGAGTGGAAGTCACTGA
- the LOC104107769 gene encoding ornithine transcarbamylase, chloroplastic-like isoform X1 has protein sequence MAAIYSHLSSLRSSDAPSFSSLSSSGIQSSRSSGVFVPSPVTFPAIRRRISCQTTSPSSSANGNANATQKDFLHISDFNKLTILNILDRAKEVKALIKSGDRTYLPFKGKTMAMIFAKPSMRTRVSFESGFYLLGGHAIYLGPNDIQMGKREETRDIARVLSRYNDIIMARVFAHQDILDLAKYATVPVINGLTDYNHPCQIMADALTIIEHVGQLEGIKVVYIGDGNNIVHSWLLLASVIPFHFVCACPKGFEPDEETAKRAQQAGVSKIEITNDPKEAVRGADVVYSDVWASMGQKEEAAQRRQVFQGFQVNEEIMKLAGRNAYVMHCLPAERGVEVTDGVIEAPNSIVFPQAENRMHAQNAIMLHVMGL, from the exons ATGGCCGCCATTTACTCTCACTTATCCTCCCTCCGATCATCCGACGCGCCGTCATTCTCCTCTCTTTCTTCCTCCGGCATTCAGTCATCGCGCTCTTCCGGCGTATTTGTGCCTTCTCCGGTCACATTTCCGGCCATTCGTCGACGCATCTCATGCCAGACCACCTCTCCTTCTTCGTCCGCCAATGGAAATG CAAATGCCACTCAGAAGGACTTTCTGCACATCAGCGATTTCAACAAATTAACTATTTTAAACATCTTGGATCGAGCCAAAGAGGTCAAAGCACTGATAAAATCAGGAGACAGGACATATCTCCCATTTAAAGGTAAAACAATGGCGATGATATTTGCTAAACCATCAATGAGGACAAGGGTTTCCTTTGAGTCAGGGTTTTACTTGCTTGGTGGCCACGCTATATACTTGGGACCAAATGACATACAGATGGGTAAGCGAGAAGAAACTCGTGATATTGCTCGTGTTCTGTCTCGCTACAATGATATCATTATGGCTCGAGTTTTTGCCCATCAG GACATTCTAGATCTTGCTAAATATGCAACTGTACCAGTGATTAACGGCCTGACAGACTACAACCATCCTTGCCAAATTATGGCCGATGCCCTTACAATAATTGAACATGTTGGTCAGCTGGAAGGAATTAAG GTTGTCTATATTGGAGATGGAAATAACATAGTGCATTCTTGGTTGCTGCTCGCTTCAGTAATTCCTTTCCACTTTGTTTGTGCCTGTCCAAAAGGTTTTGAACCTGATGAGGAAACAGCTAAGAGAGCACAACAGGCTGGAGTAAGCAAAATCGAGATAACTAATGATCCAAAGGAAGCTGTTAGAGGAGCTGATGTCGTGTACTCAGATGTCTGGGCTAGCATGGGACAAAAGGAAGAAGCTGCACAGCGCCGTCAGGTGTTTCAAGGATTCCAG GTGAACGAAGAAATCATGAAATTAGCTGGACGGAACGCTTATGTCATGCACTGTTTGCCTGCAGAAAGGGGAGTGGAAGTCACTGATGGAGTAATTGAAGCGCCAAACTCAATTGTATTCCCCCAAGCAGAAAATCGTATGCATGCACAAAATGCGATTATGCTTCATGTAATGGGCTTGTAA